Proteins encoded in a region of the uncultured Paludibaculum sp. genome:
- a CDS encoding ATP-binding protein — protein sequence MRHPITPAERSLLRYTPYIGTPVEPEHQKTNWGAIALVAAAIAAISAGHYFTPPSQLMWHGVFQRAYYLPVVFAAITFGWIGGLTAAAVAGLAYVPHIMTAWTGMRHYEMEQYVEIIMFFAVGAVTGILADQERHRRLQLQQTARQLSKVYEELQNTFEQVKRADRLSAIGQLAAGLAHEIRNPLASIDGAAEVLLAGGEPEEVRQETLGIIRKECGRLNRLLTSLLDFARPRRPEWREVNLAGVLDKVLELVAHSAKNGIRFTKEFRGGPPKLVCDEEQLAQVLLNLLLNATQAMPRGGEVHVDVEATRESIEIRVKDQGDGISEDLLDHIFDPFFTTKDTGTGLGLSVVHQIVSQHGGKIAVTRNPDRGLLFTLSFPQKQADRP from the coding sequence ATGAGGCACCCCATAACTCCCGCTGAGCGGAGCCTTCTACGCTACACTCCGTACATCGGGACCCCTGTGGAGCCAGAACACCAGAAAACAAATTGGGGCGCCATTGCTCTGGTCGCGGCCGCCATTGCCGCCATCAGTGCCGGCCACTATTTCACCCCGCCCAGCCAGCTCATGTGGCATGGAGTCTTCCAGCGCGCCTACTATCTGCCCGTCGTCTTTGCCGCCATCACCTTTGGCTGGATCGGCGGGCTCACTGCCGCCGCTGTCGCAGGGCTCGCCTACGTCCCACACATCATGACCGCCTGGACCGGCATGCGTCATTACGAGATGGAGCAGTACGTCGAGATCATCATGTTCTTCGCCGTCGGTGCCGTCACTGGAATCCTTGCCGATCAGGAACGCCATCGCCGCCTCCAGCTCCAGCAGACCGCCCGGCAGCTCAGCAAGGTCTATGAGGAGCTCCAGAACACCTTCGAGCAGGTGAAACGCGCCGACCGCCTCTCCGCCATCGGCCAACTTGCTGCCGGCCTGGCCCACGAGATCCGCAACCCGCTCGCCAGTATCGATGGCGCCGCCGAGGTTCTCCTCGCCGGCGGCGAGCCCGAAGAGGTCCGCCAGGAAACTCTCGGCATCATCCGCAAGGAGTGCGGTCGTCTCAACCGTCTCCTCACCAGCCTGCTCGACTTCGCTCGCCCTCGCCGCCCGGAATGGCGCGAAGTCAACCTCGCAGGTGTCCTCGATAAAGTCCTCGAACTTGTCGCCCACTCCGCCAAGAACGGCATCCGTTTCACAAAGGAGTTCCGTGGCGGTCCGCCCAAGCTCGTCTGCGACGAAGAGCAATTGGCTCAGGTCCTGCTCAATCTCCTCCTCAATGCCACCCAAGCCATGCCGCGGGGTGGGGAAGTCCACGTCGACGTCGAGGCTACTCGCGAGAGCATCGAGATCCGCGTGAAAGACCAGGGCGACGGCATCTCCGAAGACCTGCTTGACCACATCTTCGATCCGTTCTTCACCACCAAGGACACCGGCACCGGCCTCGGTCTCTCGGTCGTCCATCAGATCGTCTCCCAGCATGGCGGCAAAATCGCCGTCACGAGGAACCCCGATCGGGGACTCCTCTTCACCCTCTCCTTCCCGCAGAAACAGGCAGACCGCCCATGA
- a CDS encoding sigma-54 dependent transcriptional regulator, translating into MTGKRILIVDDEESLRRVTQLRLQQAGYEATTAADGDEALAILQRHPQDLVLTDLRMPGLSGLELLQRVKQDYPEIIVIVVTAFGTIESAVEAMKQGAFDYIIKPVNSDALRMILARALEHRALRREVQSLRTAIDRKFGFESIIGNSKALLSTLENAARAAQSASTVLVRGETGTGKELLAKAIHFNSPRRERPMIVINCGAIPRELLESELFGHTRGSFTGAVANKQGKIEMADQGTLFLDEIGELPLELQVKILRLIQEREVERIGAAQPVKVDVRIIAATHRNLQAMVENGTFREDLYYRLAVIPLELPPLRERPEDVAELVALFFEKCKQRMQRPELVLPQALLPHFMTYRWPGNVRQLENIVERLVVLSPGPEIHVDDLPDDLRRQRDPLEAIQLELPPQGISLEAVEKELVLRALQKCNWNQTKAAEYLDISRKVLIYRMEKFGLKKE; encoded by the coding sequence ATGACCGGAAAACGCATCCTCATCGTGGACGACGAAGAAAGCCTCCGTCGTGTCACCCAGCTCCGCCTCCAGCAGGCGGGCTACGAAGCTACAACGGCCGCCGACGGCGACGAGGCTTTGGCCATTCTCCAGCGCCATCCGCAGGACCTGGTGCTGACCGATCTCCGCATGCCCGGACTCTCCGGGTTGGAACTCCTCCAGCGCGTCAAGCAGGACTACCCCGAGATCATCGTCATCGTTGTCACCGCCTTCGGCACCATCGAATCCGCCGTCGAGGCCATGAAACAGGGGGCCTTCGACTACATCATCAAGCCGGTGAACTCCGACGCATTGCGAATGATCCTGGCCCGGGCGCTGGAACATCGCGCACTGCGGCGCGAGGTTCAGTCCCTGCGCACAGCCATCGATCGCAAGTTCGGCTTCGAAAGCATCATCGGCAACTCCAAGGCCCTGCTTTCCACGCTGGAGAACGCCGCGCGCGCGGCGCAGAGCGCCTCCACGGTTCTCGTCCGAGGTGAAACCGGCACGGGCAAGGAACTCCTGGCCAAGGCCATCCACTTCAACAGCCCGCGCCGCGAGCGCCCCATGATCGTCATCAACTGTGGTGCCATCCCCCGCGAACTGCTCGAATCCGAGCTCTTCGGCCATACTCGCGGTTCGTTCACCGGAGCCGTCGCCAACAAACAGGGCAAGATCGAGATGGCCGATCAGGGCACTCTTTTCCTCGACGAAATCGGTGAGCTGCCTCTGGAACTCCAGGTCAAGATCCTGCGCCTCATTCAGGAACGAGAAGTGGAGAGAATCGGGGCTGCCCAACCCGTCAAGGTCGATGTCCGCATCATCGCCGCCACTCATCGCAACCTGCAGGCCATGGTGGAGAACGGCACCTTCCGCGAGGACCTCTACTACCGTCTGGCGGTCATCCCCCTGGAATTGCCGCCCCTTCGCGAGCGGCCGGAGGACGTCGCCGAACTCGTGGCGTTGTTCTTCGAGAAGTGTAAGCAGCGCATGCAGCGTCCGGAACTGGTGCTACCCCAGGCCCTGCTCCCGCACTTCATGACCTACCGTTGGCCCGGCAATGTCCGCCAGTTGGAGAACATAGTGGAACGACTGGTCGTCCTCTCCCCGGGCCCCGAGATCCATGTGGATGATCTCCCCGACGATCTCCGCCGCCAGCGAGATCCTCTGGAGGCGATCCAGCTCGAACTCCCCCCGCAAGGCATCAGTCTGGAAGCGGTGGAGAAGGAGTTGGTCCTGAGGGCGCTGCAGAAGTGCAATTGGAACCAGACGAAGGCGGCGGAGTATCTGGACATCAGCCGCAAGGTCCTAATCTATCGGATGGAAAAGTTCGGTTTGAAGAAGGAGTAG
- a CDS encoding tyrosine-type recombinase/integrase: MALNIYRRHGSHCLGGRALHAMSYEADELRRSWKTCRCPIYASGTLNGQFKRKNTERTTWDEAKPVVRGWEGVGSWDGPSNPMAQERPTPEAASLDSGRVTIADAMAAFLAVREGTKIAPSTLRKYRTFCKHLRSYANDKGYIMLDQFTSADIDVFYATWKLGPRAKGKALGTLRAFFRFAAVREWLTKSPVTADLKPPLGANRVANKFPFTDEELDRIYTACDRLGSIEWNNGTTTGVWTGEDAKDFIHLLVHTGYRISDAGLFHMDRLRGNEILLRAQKNGGDMFTWIPDWVRDRLIARAKTHGQRPFITGDSERLETVTDLWRRRLNKVFELAGKFEESPTPHRFRHTFARMLLQRGVPVSDVADLLGDDEDTVREHYARWVPERQARLTSILRDAFNDIPRPKLLA, translated from the coding sequence ATGGCCCTGAACATCTATCGCAGACACGGTTCCCATTGTCTTGGTGGCCGCGCGCTGCACGCAATGAGCTACGAAGCGGACGAACTGCGTCGTAGCTGGAAGACCTGCCGCTGTCCGATCTACGCTTCCGGAACCCTCAACGGACAGTTCAAGCGCAAGAACACAGAACGCACCACCTGGGATGAAGCCAAGCCCGTAGTGCGCGGCTGGGAAGGCGTAGGTTCGTGGGACGGGCCATCCAACCCTATGGCGCAAGAGCGCCCCACTCCCGAAGCCGCGTCCCTCGATTCCGGGCGGGTCACCATCGCCGACGCCATGGCCGCCTTCCTTGCCGTCCGCGAAGGGACAAAGATCGCTCCGTCCACCCTCCGCAAATACCGGACGTTCTGCAAGCATCTGCGGTCATACGCCAATGACAAGGGCTACATCATGTTGGACCAGTTCACGTCTGCGGATATCGACGTGTTCTATGCCACCTGGAAACTGGGGCCACGTGCCAAGGGCAAAGCGCTTGGCACCCTGCGGGCGTTCTTCCGTTTTGCCGCTGTCCGCGAGTGGCTGACGAAGAGTCCAGTGACGGCTGACTTGAAGCCACCGTTAGGGGCCAACCGCGTGGCGAACAAATTCCCGTTTACGGATGAAGAACTGGACCGTATCTACACGGCGTGCGACCGGCTCGGCAGCATCGAATGGAATAACGGCACGACGACGGGGGTGTGGACAGGGGAAGACGCCAAGGACTTCATACACCTGCTGGTGCACACCGGCTATCGGATTTCGGACGCTGGCCTGTTCCACATGGACCGGCTGCGTGGCAATGAAATCCTGCTGCGTGCCCAGAAGAACGGTGGGGACATGTTCACCTGGATTCCTGACTGGGTGCGTGACCGGCTGATCGCGAGGGCCAAGACACATGGTCAACGTCCGTTCATTACTGGTGACTCCGAACGGTTGGAAACGGTGACGGACTTATGGCGCAGAAGGCTTAACAAGGTTTTTGAACTGGCTGGGAAGTTTGAAGAGTCTCCCACACCCCACCGTTTCCGCCATACGTTTGCCCGTATGCTGCTTCAGCGTGGCGTACCCGTTTCGGATGTGGCTGACCTTCTGGGTGATGATGAGGACACCGTGCGCGAACATTATGCGCGCTGGGTGCCCGAACGTCAGGCCCGACTAACAAGCATCTTGCGGGATGCATTCAACGACATCCCCCGACCCAAGCTGCTGGCCTGA
- a CDS encoding helix-turn-helix domain-containing protein, translating into MTHAEQVAPAYLRLQDSAKFTGLSPSMIRKLSREGKIPKARVGSAVCYPVAALRTFMESARTERPRLDGTAALVESLGQTMRDGLIPQPGGTFKQASLEQRLDAAIRLLKLLAPDGA; encoded by the coding sequence ATGACGCACGCTGAGCAGGTGGCCCCGGCATACCTGCGATTGCAGGACAGCGCAAAGTTCACCGGCCTGAGTCCGAGCATGATTCGCAAGTTGTCGAGGGAAGGCAAAATCCCAAAGGCGCGTGTCGGATCAGCGGTCTGCTATCCGGTGGCAGCATTGCGGACCTTCATGGAATCAGCCCGCACCGAACGGCCAAGGCTGGACGGCACCGCAGCACTGGTCGAATCGCTTGGCCAGACCATGCGGGACGGCTTGATCCCGCAACCCGGTGGCACGTTTAAACAGGCGAGTCTGGAACAGCGGTTGGACGCGGCTATCCGGCTGCTAAAATTGCTGGCCCCGGACGGAGCCTGA
- a CDS encoding recombinase family protein, translating to MRIALYARVSTKDKGQTCEYQLRELREFVEHKASDGWTLAHEYVDKASGKTSDRPAFRRMFADASRKQFDLVLFWSLDRFSREGVCETLEHLRRLTSFGVEWFSYREEYLRSIGIFRDAVLAILAVIAQQERIRIQERVVAGLDRARADGKTLGRPRVVINRAKVWALKDAGHSIRDIAAKMKLSHGTVQRALESRT from the coding sequence ATGCGAATCGCGCTTTACGCCAGAGTCAGTACGAAGGACAAAGGGCAGACTTGCGAATACCAGCTTCGGGAACTGCGTGAGTTCGTTGAACACAAAGCCAGTGATGGTTGGACACTGGCGCATGAGTACGTGGACAAGGCAAGCGGCAAGACTTCTGACCGGCCAGCCTTCCGCCGGATGTTCGCAGACGCATCGCGGAAGCAGTTTGACTTGGTGCTGTTCTGGAGTCTAGATAGGTTCTCAAGGGAAGGCGTGTGCGAAACGCTGGAACACCTCCGCAGGCTGACGTCCTTTGGTGTCGAGTGGTTCAGCTACCGGGAAGAGTATTTGAGGTCAATAGGGATCTTTCGGGACGCTGTTCTGGCTATCCTTGCCGTGATTGCGCAGCAGGAACGCATCCGCATTCAGGAACGCGTGGTGGCCGGGCTTGACCGGGCACGCGCTGATGGTAAGACGTTGGGCCGTCCCCGCGTGGTGATTAACCGCGCCAAGGTGTGGGCGCTGAAAGACGCAGGGCACAGCATCCGGGATATAGCGGCCAAAATGAAACTCTCTCACGGCACTGTGCAGCGCGCCCTGGAGAGCAGGACATGA
- a CDS encoding DUF4917 family protein, which yields MPPLSAQILNAEVRGSVYGDPSGARTSCGTIGAKFPMQVLSFEEAMALANATGSLRHAVLLGNGFSIAFDASIFSYSALFGSAEFSASPTIQKAFEAIGTWDFERVIRNLMAASRLAENYGRYGQQTAEELNRDADSVKSALVEAISRTHPDHVFRIDDGSYNSTGDFVRKFKEVFTLNYDMLLYWTLVRADANLCRDGFSSDGSVLEWSDRPQIPQTIHFVHGGLHLFVGDNGTITKVRYRDGNFIMDQIRQRIMSGRAPIFVCEGTSEQKLRQIEGNRYLRHCFKRLKKAGPVLFVYGLSMADSDSHILDAIVDSSMRYLFVSIYGNPESASNTRLRTAALALSERRTVIGIPLEVRFYDAESVGLWKMPTIPIEGGTVRD from the coding sequence ATGCCGCCGTTGTCCGCGCAGATTTTGAATGCCGAAGTGCGCGGTTCGGTCTACGGCGACCCGTCCGGTGCACGCACGAGTTGCGGTACAATCGGGGCGAAATTTCCTATGCAAGTGCTCAGTTTTGAAGAGGCAATGGCGCTGGCAAACGCGACGGGGTCGCTTCGCCACGCAGTTCTACTTGGCAACGGCTTCAGTATTGCGTTTGACGCAAGCATTTTTTCCTACAGCGCCCTGTTTGGGAGCGCCGAATTTTCGGCAAGTCCGACAATACAGAAGGCGTTTGAAGCAATTGGCACGTGGGACTTTGAGCGGGTCATCCGTAACTTGATGGCCGCGTCCAGGCTAGCCGAGAATTACGGCCGGTATGGCCAACAAACGGCTGAAGAACTGAATCGTGACGCGGATTCAGTGAAGAGCGCTTTGGTGGAGGCGATATCCCGAACTCACCCCGACCATGTATTTCGGATCGATGACGGCTCCTACAACTCCACCGGCGACTTCGTCAGGAAGTTTAAGGAGGTATTCACGCTCAACTATGACATGTTGCTGTATTGGACGTTGGTGCGAGCGGATGCCAACTTGTGTCGGGACGGGTTCTCGTCGGACGGCTCCGTGCTGGAATGGTCGGATCGACCGCAGATACCACAGACGATACACTTTGTTCATGGAGGGCTTCACCTGTTCGTTGGTGATAACGGCACAATTACGAAGGTCCGGTATCGCGATGGAAACTTCATCATGGACCAGATACGGCAACGAATCATGTCGGGCCGGGCGCCTATCTTTGTGTGCGAAGGGACCAGCGAGCAAAAACTGCGCCAGATTGAGGGCAACCGATATCTTCGTCACTGCTTCAAACGTCTGAAGAAGGCAGGCCCGGTTCTGTTTGTCTACGGTCTAAGTATGGCGGACAGTGACAGTCATATCTTGGATGCCATCGTGGACAGCAGCATGAGGTACCTGTTCGTCAGCATCTACGGCAACCCTGAGAGCGCGAGCAACACAAGGCTCAGAACGGCTGCGCTGGCGCTCTCAGAGAGACGAACTGTCATCGGCATTCCGCTTGAAGTCCGGTTCTACGATGCCGAATCCGTTGGGCTGTGGAAGATGCCGACTATCCCGATAGAGGGTGGCACGGTCCGCGATTAA
- a CDS encoding M20/M25/M40 family metallo-hydrolase — MSNATSRSATIAKAVCVRVVLYGLALAGLGWWMFWAPGPAAVGSLKPLTASDRAIASDLRRDIGILAGTIGERNLQFKPNQLEEAAAFIDTSLRRAGYSVASHWYRTSDGKARNLEAALPGSTNATDVVVVGAHYDSVPDSPGADDNASGVAVLLALARALRKAHPPRSVRFVAFANEEAPYFWTDEMGSLVYARLCRKQGDRVKAMLSIESVGFYSDAPASQRYPAGLGLVYPSRGDFVAFVGNLRSRSLMQQSLSQFRASSALPSIGASLPSAIPGVGWSDHWSFWQEGFPAIEITDTAPYRNPYYHTALDTPDRVDYGRLARLTEALRRVVEGLANAGSSQISILNGTPWGLVALKEHQVRQ; from the coding sequence GTGTCGAATGCGACATCCAGATCGGCGACAATCGCCAAGGCAGTGTGCGTCCGAGTGGTGCTCTACGGGTTAGCCCTCGCCGGACTGGGCTGGTGGATGTTCTGGGCGCCCGGACCCGCCGCGGTCGGCTCGCTGAAGCCGCTTACCGCGAGCGACCGTGCCATCGCGAGCGATCTCCGGCGTGACATCGGAATCCTGGCCGGAACAATCGGCGAGCGGAATCTCCAATTCAAACCAAACCAACTTGAGGAAGCAGCCGCGTTCATCGACACCTCTCTTCGTAGGGCAGGCTATTCCGTCGCGTCCCATTGGTACCGAACCAGTGATGGTAAAGCCCGGAATCTGGAAGCCGCTCTTCCCGGCTCCACCAACGCCACTGACGTCGTGGTCGTCGGAGCCCACTATGACTCCGTCCCTGACAGTCCAGGAGCGGACGACAATGCCAGCGGCGTAGCCGTCCTGCTCGCCCTCGCACGTGCTCTTCGTAAGGCACATCCGCCGCGAAGCGTGCGCTTCGTGGCGTTCGCCAACGAAGAGGCTCCCTATTTCTGGACCGATGAGATGGGCAGTTTGGTCTATGCCCGACTCTGCCGTAAGCAAGGCGACCGCGTGAAAGCGATGCTGAGCATCGAGTCGGTGGGTTTCTATTCTGACGCGCCTGCGAGCCAGAGATATCCAGCCGGCCTCGGTCTGGTCTACCCATCGAGAGGCGACTTCGTAGCCTTCGTCGGAAACCTGCGTTCCCGATCACTGATGCAGCAATCGCTGAGTCAATTCCGCGCGTCGTCGGCACTGCCGTCGATAGGGGCGTCCTTGCCCAGCGCCATTCCCGGAGTTGGCTGGTCCGACCATTGGTCTTTCTGGCAGGAGGGCTTCCCCGCCATAGAGATCACTGACACCGCGCCCTACCGCAACCCCTACTACCACACGGCCCTGGACACCCCTGACCGCGTCGACTACGGCCGTCTCGCCCGCCTCACGGAAGCCCTCCGGAGGGTAGTGGAGGGTCTCGCCAATGCCGGCTCAAGCCAAATCTCGATCTTGAACGGCACACCTTGGGGCCTCGTTGCTCTCAAAGAGCATCAGGTCCGACAATGA
- the shc gene encoding squalene--hopene cyclase, protein MESAWFESVSRRAGRKTLATLSAHRPALAEACTATLLRAQGALLDLQKPEGYWCGDLLADTTLESDYILLQLWLHPPDENGWNPPNRETIAKAAQSILERQLPNGGFNIYPGGPADVSASVKAYTALKLAGIPADSDAMVNACNCILRSGGIQSANSYVKINLSLFGLFPRQHVPSIPPELVLLPGGVLYEMSSWTRAIVVPLSIVQARGGTRPVPPGFNLEELETPGKSFKLPRKDKLSLLFSGIDRGLKIWQDRGNSKVKSAAIRAAEKWMLDHTRYCDGLGAIYPSMMYLIMALDALGYPNDHPDLIQAIHQFDSLMTQRGSQFYFQPCFSPVWDTAIATFALGEMGDTPPGRMSKAADWLIAKEVRRKGDWSVKRPDLEPSGWAFEFANEQYPDIDDTAMVLLALMHARASDPEAQERCAKRAVNWLFGMQSRDGGWAAFDVDNDWQLLNRVPFADHNAMLDPTCPDITGRVLEALSRRGYSSDNPAIHRGVEYLLKTQERNGSWYGRWGVDYIYGAFLAIRGLRHSQAEGTGEAIKKAARWLAAVQNPDGGWGESCASYVDDHFVAAPSTASQTAWAVIGLLAAGEGYFDQVRKGLEYLIQTQKEDGTWDEHLATGTGFPNVFYLQYTLYRNYFPVLALSLARKALAGQAVEKRLLTM, encoded by the coding sequence ATGGAATCCGCCTGGTTTGAAAGTGTAAGCCGGCGCGCTGGACGCAAGACGCTTGCGACCCTGTCAGCGCACCGGCCGGCGCTGGCTGAGGCGTGCACCGCGACGCTGCTACGCGCGCAGGGTGCGTTGTTGGACCTGCAGAAGCCCGAGGGATATTGGTGCGGAGATCTGCTGGCCGACACGACGCTGGAATCTGACTATATTCTGCTGCAATTGTGGCTGCATCCGCCGGACGAAAACGGATGGAATCCGCCCAATCGCGAGACAATTGCGAAAGCAGCCCAATCGATTCTGGAACGGCAACTGCCCAACGGTGGATTCAACATCTACCCAGGCGGGCCGGCGGATGTCAGCGCCAGCGTCAAAGCATACACAGCGCTGAAGTTAGCAGGAATTCCAGCCGACAGCGACGCGATGGTGAACGCCTGCAACTGCATCCTGCGGTCGGGCGGAATCCAAAGCGCGAACAGCTACGTCAAGATCAATCTGAGCCTCTTCGGCCTGTTTCCCAGGCAGCATGTGCCCTCCATTCCACCGGAACTGGTGCTGCTGCCGGGCGGCGTCCTGTATGAGATGTCGTCGTGGACCAGGGCGATCGTGGTACCGCTGTCGATCGTACAGGCCCGAGGCGGAACGCGTCCGGTCCCTCCGGGATTCAATCTGGAAGAACTGGAAACGCCGGGCAAGAGCTTCAAGCTACCGCGCAAAGACAAGTTGTCGCTGTTGTTTTCGGGCATCGATCGCGGGTTGAAGATCTGGCAGGACCGGGGCAACTCGAAAGTCAAGAGCGCGGCGATCCGCGCGGCGGAGAAGTGGATGCTGGACCATACGCGGTATTGCGATGGGCTGGGCGCGATCTATCCGTCGATGATGTACCTGATCATGGCCCTGGATGCGCTGGGCTATCCGAACGACCATCCGGACCTGATCCAGGCAATCCATCAGTTTGACTCCCTGATGACGCAGCGGGGTAGCCAGTTCTATTTTCAGCCTTGTTTTTCACCGGTTTGGGACACGGCGATCGCGACCTTCGCGCTCGGCGAGATGGGCGACACCCCCCCGGGCCGGATGAGTAAGGCAGCCGACTGGTTGATTGCGAAGGAAGTGCGACGCAAGGGTGACTGGTCTGTGAAGCGGCCGGATCTGGAGCCTTCGGGCTGGGCCTTCGAGTTTGCGAATGAACAGTATCCGGACATCGACGATACGGCGATGGTGCTGCTGGCGCTGATGCATGCGCGGGCCAGCGATCCGGAAGCGCAGGAGCGCTGCGCGAAGCGTGCGGTGAACTGGCTGTTCGGGATGCAGTCGCGCGACGGCGGCTGGGCGGCGTTCGATGTGGACAATGACTGGCAGTTACTGAATCGCGTGCCGTTTGCCGATCACAACGCGATGCTGGATCCTACATGCCCGGACATTACGGGCCGCGTGCTGGAGGCGTTGAGCCGGCGGGGGTACAGCAGCGACAACCCGGCGATTCACCGGGGTGTGGAGTACCTGCTGAAGACGCAGGAGCGGAATGGCAGTTGGTACGGCCGATGGGGCGTCGACTACATTTACGGCGCGTTTCTGGCAATTCGTGGTTTGCGGCACTCGCAGGCCGAAGGAACGGGCGAAGCCATCAAGAAAGCGGCCCGGTGGCTGGCCGCCGTGCAGAATCCGGACGGCGGGTGGGGCGAGAGCTGTGCGAGCTATGTGGACGATCACTTCGTCGCCGCGCCGAGCACGGCCTCACAGACGGCCTGGGCGGTGATCGGGCTGTTGGCTGCGGGAGAAGGCTATTTCGACCAGGTGCGCAAGGGGCTGGAGTATCTGATCCAGACGCAGAAGGAAGACGGCACCTGGGATGAACATTTGGCCACAGGGACGGGCTTCCCGAACGTGTTTTATCTGCAGTACACCTTGTACCGGAACTACTTCCCGGTGCTGGCATTGAGTCTGGCTCGGAAGGCGCTGGCGGGGCAGGCTGTGGAGAAGCGGCTGCTGACGATGTAG
- a CDS encoding segregation/condensation protein A gives MSSPLNIHLEHYDGPLDLLLDLIRRQQINIYDIPIAQITQQYLDYVQKAVALDIELSAEFVYMAATLIHIKSKMLLPRDPELDKIDPQEDPRKELVDRLLEYERFRSAAAMLQEKRMIEEAIWSNPQIQNFVNEDEGPGLAVTLFDLVKTFEQVLERAKHRPLYEVNKEEVSVPDMILFLKNSLRDLPSGKTLALVPLFEQQRSRRAMICLFLAVLEMVKQQAIKLTQSESFGEIHVKRDTGFDEMQVTEESILRIEEEYKS, from the coding sequence GTGTCTTCTCCGCTGAACATACATCTGGAGCACTACGACGGGCCTCTCGACCTGCTGCTGGACCTCATCCGTAGACAGCAGATCAACATCTACGACATCCCTATCGCACAGATTACACAGCAGTATCTTGACTACGTGCAGAAGGCCGTCGCCCTCGACATTGAGCTTAGCGCCGAGTTTGTCTACATGGCGGCCACGCTCATCCACATCAAGTCGAAGATGCTTCTGCCGCGGGATCCCGAGCTCGACAAGATCGATCCCCAGGAAGACCCCCGTAAGGAACTCGTCGATCGCCTGCTGGAGTACGAGCGCTTCCGTTCCGCCGCCGCCATGCTGCAGGAAAAGCGCATGATCGAAGAGGCCATCTGGTCGAATCCGCAGATCCAGAACTTCGTTAACGAAGACGAAGGCCCGGGGCTTGCAGTCACGTTGTTCGACTTGGTGAAGACCTTCGAGCAGGTGCTTGAGCGCGCCAAACACCGCCCGCTCTATGAAGTAAACAAAGAGGAAGTGTCGGTGCCCGACATGATCCTCTTCCTCAAGAACAGCTTGCGTGACCTGCCCTCCGGCAAGACCCTGGCCCTGGTGCCCCTGTTTGAGCAGCAGCGCTCGCGCCGCGCTATGATCTGTCTGTTCCTGGCCGTTCTGGAGATGGTGAAGCAGCAGGCCATCAAGCTCACGCAGTCTGAGAGCTTCGGCGAAATTCACGTCAAGCGCGACACGGGCTTCGATGAGATGCAGGTCACGGAAGAGTCGATCCTGCGCATCGAGGAAGAGTACAAGAGTTAA
- the scpB gene encoding SMC-Scp complex subunit ScpB: MEEKDLPSADLAEQQQEPAQQPEPEPETASAEPEVQTEAAEPEEVAAEIQPGDEFEPVAQSDDDQPVPESFSAEQLLGDQQQPPPVSDSQAAELKAVLEAIVYVLNEPMPAVQIASALDRPLEEVEPILRLLAEETSRPERGIFIREVAGGYQMATKPEHHEVLRNFVKNLKQPLKLSQAALETLAVIAYKQPITMPEILEIRGVQGGGVIKTLLDRKIITTAGRKNVIGKPILYKTTKEFLTQFGLKDLNELPSLKEFEDIRRQSLADEEIGNPAQPNLPEQAAEPEAPEVEQLEGEHPEGERPEGEKEAPQTDNG, from the coding sequence ATGGAAGAGAAAGACCTCCCCTCTGCCGATCTGGCGGAACAGCAGCAGGAGCCTGCACAACAACCCGAACCGGAGCCTGAGACCGCCTCCGCCGAGCCCGAGGTTCAGACGGAAGCTGCTGAACCGGAAGAGGTTGCGGCCGAGATCCAGCCGGGGGACGAATTCGAACCCGTCGCGCAGTCGGACGACGACCAACCGGTGCCGGAGAGCTTTTCGGCTGAGCAACTTCTGGGTGACCAGCAGCAGCCCCCGCCCGTCTCCGACAGCCAGGCGGCCGAACTCAAGGCAGTGCTGGAAGCCATTGTCTATGTGTTGAATGAGCCGATGCCTGCGGTGCAGATCGCTTCGGCGCTCGATCGCCCGCTGGAGGAAGTCGAGCCGATTCTTCGCCTTCTGGCCGAAGAGACGAGCCGCCCCGAACGCGGCATCTTCATTCGTGAAGTAGCCGGCGGCTACCAGATGGCCACCAAACCGGAGCACCACGAAGTTCTGCGTAACTTCGTGAAAAACCTGAAGCAGCCGCTCAAGCTGTCGCAGGCCGCACTGGAAACCCTGGCCGTCATCGCCTACAAACAGCCCATCACGATGCCCGAGATCCTCGAGATTCGCGGCGTGCAGGGCGGCGGCGTCATCAAGACGCTGCTCGACCGCAAGATCATCACCACCGCGGGCCGCAAGAACGTCATCGGAAAGCCGATCCTCTACAAAACGACCAAGGAGTTTCTCACTCAGTTCGGGCTCAAGGATTTGAACGAGTTACCGAGTCTGAAGGAGTTTGAGGACATCCGCCGCCAGTCGTTGGCCGACGAGGAAATCGGCAATCCAGCGCAGCCGAACCTGCCCGAACAAGCTGCGGAGCCCGAGGCGCCGGAAGTCGAACAACTCGAGGGCGAGCATCCCGAAGGCGAACGTCCCGAAGGCGAAAAAGAGGCGCCTCAGACAGACAATGGCTGA